A part of Armigeres subalbatus isolate Guangzhou_Male unplaced genomic scaffold, GZ_Asu_2 Contig113, whole genome shotgun sequence genomic DNA contains:
- the LOC134202282 gene encoding uncharacterized protein LOC134202282: protein MISNSSSKIDKVATEKPKCDKAETTSSKSKERPYKLRHVRSFSRDYQQMSHIPLYCYLGRLQCKDDDRFAKHMTKHGRIFGFIRQVDDYILEETSFAVRLDYRPDYARTLVYVRNVSPHSVLRLSRAFIHLADGHMKMLIESEMRLPWGTVSKFCFDSCLLSELDRSYGLVGLADSKTEILELYHLQVTVLSHFVKEQLILKKPTIHCPPLNQYPVPMEKKIIYESFQWFNKYVATNHEQLSAVRNIVNRTSFPVPYILFGPPGTGKTSTIVEAVLQIWKLQPKANVLVSAASNFACDEFTTRLLEFIPVTDVFRFVSFVSILLITEQHHRSQRAVEVLRKVVSIVAAPTTNIRKAVHHTRKIHRTAMVEDRSAAVEDSADVVVSVAVFIVMAHRTTGTMINGVDQESMANMIHAVVREPGIDRNGMLSNARTLPEVARKSTTVWQGALNLNTIPRQVAPNGQRPRNSGQPDEGRGR, encoded by the exons aTGATTTCTAATTCATCATCGAAAATTGATAAGGTCGCAACCGAAAAG CCAAAGTGCGATAAAGCCGAAACAACGTCGTCAAAGAGCAAAGAACGTCCATACAAACTGCGACACGTTCGGAGCTTCTCCCGCGATTACCAGCAGATGAGTCACATTCCGCTGTATTGCTATTTAGGCCGGTTACAGTGCAAAGATGACGACCGTTTCGCCAAACACATGACGAAACACGGGCGCATATTTGGTTTCATTCGTCAGGTTGATGACTACATTCTGGAGGAAACGAGTTTCGCCGTGC gtttgGACTACCGTCCCGATTACGCCAGAACGTTGGTGTACGTGCGGAACGTGTCACCCCATTCGGTGTTGCGACTCAGCAGGGCCTTCATCCACCTGGCAGACGGTCACATGAAGATGCTGATTGAAAGCGAGATGCGCCTTCCTTGGGGTACGGTTTCAAAGTTTTGCTTCGACAGTTGCCTGCTGTCGGAGCTGGATAGAAGCTACGGATTGGTTGGACTGGCGGACTCAAAGACAGAAATATTGGAACTTTACCACCTGCAAGTGACTGTGTTGAGTCATTTCGTGAAAGAGCAgctaattttgaagaaaccaaCGATTCATTGTCCGCCGTTGAATCAGTATCCGGTACCGATGGAAAAGAAGATCATATACGAGAG TTTTCAATGGTTCAACAAATATGTCGCAACAAATCACGAGCAGCTGTCTGCTGTGCGAAATATCGTGAATCGGACTTCGTTCCCTGTTCCGTACATATTATTTGGACCACCCGGTACTGGAAAAACTTCAACTATCGTAGAGGCAGTTTTACAAATTTGGAAACTACAACCCAAAGCCAACGTTCTCGTATCGGCAGCTTCAAATTTCGCCTGTGATGAATTCACCACGCGCCTGCTGGAATTCATTCCCGTCACCGATGTGTTCCGTTTCGTATCCTTCGTATCGATTTTGCTGATAACGGAACAACACCATCGTTCTCAAAGAGCAGTGGAGGTTTTGAGGAAGGTGGTGAGTATCGTCGCGGCCCCGACTACGAATATCCGGAAGGCGGTGCATCATACGAGGAAAATTCATCGTACGGCTATGGTGGAAGACCGTTCCGCGGCCGTGGAGGATTCCGCGGACGTGGTGGTTTCCGTGGCGGTTTTCATCGTGATGGCCCACCGCACCACGGGGACAATGATAAATGGCGTCGATCAGGAGTCGATGGCAAATATGATTCACGCCGTCGTTCGTGAACCAGGAATCGATAG GAATGGCATGTTATCGAATGCAAGAACGTTACCAGAAGTGGCACGGAAATCTACTACAGTCTGGCAAGGGGCGCTGAATTTGAACACTATTCCCCGTCAAGTTGCACCTAACGGACAGAGACCACGAAATAGTGGACAGCCTGATGAAGGACGAGGAAGGTAA